A window from Candidatus Thermoplasmatota archaeon encodes these proteins:
- a CDS encoding ABC transporter substrate-binding protein — translation MNIRKIVILVCVQMLLLSFSASVMAGEGNEEEPLADLILNVGAQDDMKTRNFLASNDVWTSNVLDPVYGGVGQEDPAIDQPIPYLLKGIDADGDGVFDLDEYGVYRKEANYLEVTAYYDFNGVYSHDGVQMTMHDLLFSYHIWALNPVTLSLDVLKHMAGLPGTNYSTSRWLNVWPATDNWDAAIPVGPDDSLTFALHFSQQMSYAQFTYYTLNGATIYPRHVWEGTGKVCLDATAGICNSWNSNIHSDFGYAYDEVTHNGVPAADPSSFSYSDATFWEPSDDEVVGTGPFEFVEWIAGVSASLSRFEDYRADTLDCMKVGSPPVCQGNFFSYMHKPYIDGMLFKIYASEQAAVFALKFGEIDVISWPVPPEFVGELLSDPNIGIISIADRGFFYLGYNMRSSPLGYPSNDPSQGDDGYRLRKAIAHVIDKKTIVTVWLQNFGVAGDQPVSPSFTKWYNASVTKYDFNLTTANQILDDYYTIGGFGLGYGPSGYRNLPTIGDSQIEIICPTSSYDVVRAASCDMIAENMTAVGLNAMANHLAFGDIINRMDNHNMDLWILGWRIASEPPDYYHAFFYSGNAPAGLNYGGFQNATFDDLITQARAELDPDAQTALIKQCSGLLTDALPYDVLYFRTNIEAFRSDRFINWTAGAAGSIFGGSFWSWIGIHPPANALGVSITAVSSMISGSNETVKATVTDPNGNPLSGAPVRLSLNGLGPLGNLSIPAGEFGTTVNGTTDINGDLFATFFAPHTNTTIDVIISAQALGFGPYSSSQEEFTTVRIYPPPPSLSVLVDPSYLVIETGATMSVNVSVTDQYDDPVDGALVNAMTIPSGPILTPDSGTTTNGAFTFQFQAPSSLPGGEVSMDYYLMVNATLAGYLPAGSNTTITVIAPDEDPPEVTDVTVEPSPQVLGGAVNISARVSDASLGLVTCQILDPSLGELENLTMQYDATNDRYYRNRTYSVEGTYQFTIWASDLSSNVNSTGGTFQIMVPPPTISDVEWQRLSSNIPTDVNVSARIESFGGIDSAWVHVWDPESQEIGNFSMQQEGASDIYWRIVPAQTAGEFQFRISGNDSLDNWVGDDGIFQIVDDISPTADAGPDQVIDQGDTAHLDGTDSSDNWRIENYTWSFFNGAENIILYGPLPQSQFTVEGIFTVVLEVRDPAGNSDENSLVVEVVGTDSDGDGLTDWDEENVYGTDPSEADTDGDGMNDGDEVDSGRDPLISDKVERTFLEEYWWVFLLLAVVVVVALVLMILLRKVRKKPEEELEEETEESE, via the coding sequence ATGAACATCCGGAAGATAGTCATTCTCGTGTGCGTGCAGATGCTACTCCTATCATTCTCGGCGTCTGTCATGGCGGGAGAGGGAAATGAGGAGGAGCCTCTTGCGGACCTGATACTGAATGTTGGGGCACAGGACGACATGAAGACGAGGAACTTCCTTGCATCAAACGATGTGTGGACATCAAACGTCCTGGACCCCGTTTACGGAGGTGTGGGTCAGGAAGACCCGGCTATTGACCAGCCGATCCCCTATCTTCTCAAAGGGATAGACGCAGACGGGGACGGTGTGTTCGACCTCGATGAGTATGGAGTCTATAGAAAGGAGGCAAACTATCTCGAGGTCACAGCATACTACGATTTCAACGGAGTGTATTCCCACGATGGGGTTCAGATGACCATGCACGACCTGCTGTTCTCGTATCACATATGGGCACTGAATCCTGTGACGCTATCACTGGATGTGCTGAAGCACATGGCTGGCCTGCCGGGAACGAACTACTCAACAAGCAGATGGTTGAATGTATGGCCGGCCACGGACAATTGGGATGCAGCTATTCCAGTTGGACCAGACGACTCACTGACCTTCGCCCTCCATTTCTCTCAGCAGATGTCGTATGCCCAGTTTACTTACTACACCCTCAACGGAGCCACGATATATCCCAGACATGTCTGGGAAGGTACGGGAAAGGTGTGCCTGGATGCGACCGCTGGCATCTGCAACAGCTGGAATTCGAATATCCATTCGGATTTCGGATACGCCTACGACGAGGTAACCCACAATGGTGTTCCGGCTGCGGATCCGAGTTCCTTCTCGTACAGTGACGCTACGTTTTGGGAACCGAGCGACGACGAGGTGGTGGGAACAGGACCCTTTGAGTTCGTCGAATGGATTGCTGGCGTGTCCGCTAGTCTCTCAAGATTTGAGGACTACAGGGCTGATACTCTTGATTGTATGAAAGTAGGATCCCCGCCTGTCTGCCAAGGCAACTTCTTCAGCTACATGCACAAGCCCTACATCGACGGAATGCTGTTCAAGATCTACGCCTCTGAGCAGGCAGCCGTGTTCGCTCTCAAGTTCGGAGAGATAGACGTCATCTCATGGCCTGTCCCCCCCGAGTTCGTCGGGGAACTCCTCTCAGACCCGAACATAGGAATAATCTCCATCGCAGATAGGGGATTTTTCTACCTTGGGTACAACATGCGGTCATCCCCTCTCGGCTATCCCAGCAACGATCCATCGCAGGGTGATGATGGGTACCGCTTGAGAAAGGCAATCGCGCACGTGATAGACAAGAAGACGATTGTGACTGTTTGGCTCCAGAACTTCGGCGTTGCTGGAGATCAGCCCGTGAGCCCTAGCTTCACGAAATGGTACAATGCTTCCGTAACGAAGTATGACTTCAATCTGACCACTGCGAATCAAATCCTGGATGACTACTACACGATTGGAGGATTCGGGCTGGGCTATGGTCCTAGCGGGTACAGGAATCTTCCAACCATAGGGGACAGCCAAATCGAGATAATCTGTCCCACATCATCCTACGATGTTGTACGAGCCGCTTCTTGTGATATGATAGCGGAGAATATGACAGCAGTGGGATTGAATGCTATGGCCAATCATCTCGCATTCGGGGACATCATAAACCGTATGGATAATCACAACATGGACTTGTGGATATTGGGGTGGAGGATAGCTTCGGAGCCTCCCGATTACTACCACGCGTTCTTCTATTCAGGCAATGCACCGGCAGGTCTGAACTATGGGGGTTTCCAGAACGCGACGTTTGATGACCTGATCACGCAGGCAAGGGCGGAACTGGATCCAGACGCACAGACCGCTCTGATCAAGCAGTGCAGTGGTCTTCTTACTGACGCTCTTCCGTACGACGTCCTCTACTTCAGAACGAACATAGAGGCATTTCGATCCGACAGGTTCATCAACTGGACAGCCGGAGCAGCGGGATCCATATTTGGGGGCTCGTTCTGGTCGTGGATTGGTATCCATCCACCAGCCAACGCTCTCGGCGTGTCTATCACTGCGGTGTCGTCCATGATATCAGGCTCCAATGAGACTGTCAAAGCGACAGTGACCGACCCAAATGGGAACCCACTGTCGGGCGCACCTGTTCGTTTGTCGCTCAATGGCTTGGGGCCTTTGGGCAATTTGAGCATTCCTGCGGGCGAATTCGGGACCACAGTGAATGGCACGACCGATATCAACGGCGACCTGTTTGCCACCTTCTTCGCCCCCCATACGAACACAACGATTGATGTGATCATTTCCGCTCAAGCTCTCGGGTTCGGTCCCTATTCATCCTCCCAAGAGGAGTTCACCACCGTCAGAATCTACCCGCCACCGCCGTCCCTTTCTGTTCTAGTGGACCCAAGCTACCTCGTCATCGAGACCGGTGCGACGATGTCCGTGAATGTATCCGTTACGGATCAATATGATGACCCAGTTGACGGAGCCCTCGTGAACGCAATGACGATTCCATCAGGCCCTATCTTGACCCCGGATTCAGGAACCACGACCAACGGGGCCTTTACTTTCCAGTTCCAAGCCCCATCGTCGCTTCCTGGAGGAGAAGTGTCAATGGACTACTATCTGATGGTCAACGCCACTCTGGCGGGGTACCTACCTGCCGGTTCGAACACAACCATAACAGTCATAGCTCCTGATGAGGATCCGCCTGAAGTCACAGATGTCACCGTGGAGCCAAGTCCACAGGTTCTTGGCGGGGCAGTCAACATAAGCGCAAGAGTCTCAGACGCGTCACTCGGCCTCGTCACATGTCAGATACTTGATCCCAGTCTTGGCGAGTTGGAGAACTTAACGATGCAATACGATGCGACGAACGACAGATACTATCGAAACAGGACCTATTCTGTCGAGGGCACATATCAGTTCACGATCTGGGCCTCGGACCTCAGCTCCAATGTGAACTCGACGGGCGGCACATTCCAGATCATGGTTCCCCCGCCCACCATATCAGACGTGGAATGGCAACGACTATCGAGCAACATACCGACCGATGTCAATGTCTCGGCGAGAATCGAGAGCTTCGGTGGAATAGACTCCGCTTGGGTTCACGTTTGGGACCCCGAGTCGCAGGAGATTGGGAACTTCTCCATGCAGCAGGAGGGTGCCTCGGACATCTATTGGAGGATCGTTCCCGCACAGACAGCGGGGGAGTTCCAATTCCGCATCTCTGGGAACGACAGCCTCGACAACTGGGTCGGGGACGACGGCATCTTCCAGATAGTCGATGACATCTCGCCCACCGCTGATGCAGGCCCGGACCAGGTCATCGATCAAGGTGATACCGCTCATCTCGACGGAACGGATTCGAGCGACAACTGGAGGATAGAGAACTACACGTGGTCCTTCTTCAACGGAGCCGAGAACATCATCCTCTACGGACCTCTGCCGCAAAGCCAATTCACCGTGGAAGGCATTTTCACGGTGGTCCTGGAAGTACGCGATCCCGCAGGGAACTCTGATGAGAACTCTCTTGTCGTGGAAGTCGTGGGGACTGACAGCGATGGCGACGGTCTGACTGACTGGGACGAAGAGAACGTCTACGGAACGGATCCCTCGGAAGCGGACACTGATGGCGACGGAATGAATGATGGGGATGAAGTCGATTCGGGCAGGGACCCTTTGATCAGTGACAAAGTGGAGAGAACCTTCCTGGAGGAATATTGGTGGGTCTTCCTCTTGCTCGCAGTCGTTGTGGTCGTTGCTCTTGTCCTGATGATTCTTCTCAGGAAGGTCAGGAAGAAGCCTGAGGAAGAGCTTGAAGAGGAGACCGAGGAGTCGGAGTAG
- a CDS encoding carbohydrate kinase family protein, translating into MDIIGFGALNWDRLLKVPRIASGDEEYVVLEQTCAPGGSAANTIYGLAKLGFQTGFVGALGDDTEGREMLIAFDKIGVDTSRIVMRKDRPTGAAYSFIDPKGERALYINPGANDMLTEKDLDVAFMGSSQVLHMTSFCGEEQFQLQRKLLGRLPEDQLLSVAPGAIYAERDDFEPFLERANILILNRREIEKISGAGYEDGAHKLTAKGCNLVAVTLGSEGCFIENKEGSWTVSGSPAKVMDTTGAGDAFAAGFLAGILENRSPVTCGKLGNAVAALCVAKMGARAGMPTRTELDALVSSR; encoded by the coding sequence ATGGACATAATCGGCTTCGGAGCCCTGAACTGGGACAGGCTGCTCAAGGTCCCACGCATCGCCAGCGGGGACGAGGAGTACGTCGTACTGGAACAGACCTGCGCGCCTGGTGGCTCGGCGGCGAACACGATATACGGTCTCGCGAAACTCGGGTTCCAGACGGGCTTCGTCGGCGCTCTGGGCGATGACACCGAGGGCAGGGAGATGCTCATCGCGTTTGACAAGATCGGCGTGGACACGTCGCGCATCGTCATGCGGAAGGATCGGCCGACCGGGGCGGCCTACTCGTTCATCGACCCGAAGGGCGAGCGGGCGCTTTACATCAATCCTGGGGCGAACGACATGCTGACTGAGAAGGACCTGGACGTGGCGTTCATGGGCTCCTCGCAGGTGCTGCACATGACGTCCTTCTGCGGGGAGGAGCAGTTCCAGCTGCAGAGGAAGTTGCTCGGGCGGTTGCCTGAGGACCAGCTACTGAGTGTGGCTCCTGGAGCGATCTACGCTGAACGGGACGACTTCGAGCCCTTCCTCGAGCGGGCGAACATCCTCATCTTGAACAGAAGAGAGATTGAGAAGATCAGCGGGGCGGGCTACGAGGACGGCGCGCACAAGCTCACGGCGAAGGGCTGCAACCTCGTGGCGGTGACGCTTGGCAGCGAGGGCTGCTTCATAGAGAACAAGGAGGGAAGCTGGACCGTGTCGGGATCTCCTGCCAAAGTTATGGACACAACTGGTGCTGGGGACGCCTTCGCGGCGGGGTTCTTGGCGGGCATACTGGAGAACCGGAGCCCCGTGACTTGCGGGAAGCTGGGCAATGCGGTGGCGGCTCTTTGCGTCGCGAAGATGGGAGCGCGAGCGGGCATGCCAACGAGGACTGAGCTGGACGCGCTTGTCAGTTCAAGATGA